A genome region from Phycisphaeraceae bacterium includes the following:
- a CDS encoding dienelactone hydrolase family protein: MSIRGISQFMVDHSLDRERSRRADDAPPSLAQDRRLMNRRSRRRGIGRFNGGMVALVLMMATAGVERSASSAQPVTPRAPQAAPANNAVDTSDRPTSRADLAAALIRFEQALALAAALLPHGGEAHESLMRDMNERFDRLTLGFFAGRMDQARSQLEDLTKSLLERLGIAPDTAALIARGDGTCAPGLINAQKGATVEVSLGRLAPGASLAESARSGVLAGSCAVGVAVDFGADGRATVMITPLSSPCRLEVRLTGVPLAVAHLDAIDGEAEALLARLDSKLAEIRARAEASRASADNPPFAIDPHSLIAVESRVELLRGMIDARTAEAPARRSRLAMQVVDMAAHATAVTRELEALLEGRDPYRTATFDGWREFDSSGVRIPMRVFAPSPDGAVCGQARPEGPIAPRPLVIALHGAGGDENMFMEAYGAGLLRNLAEEHGFVAVSPLTTVFATSPLHFDALVREMERCHGIDPARVMILGHSMGAGATASIVSQRAESIAAAAMMAGGASISARGGGVPPIRIDAGALDPLIPASRLARAAEEMRRAGLDVVFTAHEGRGHTLIVGEVLPEVVAWLLNERASDQSR; this comes from the coding sequence ATGAGCATTCGTGGTATCAGCCAGTTCATGGTCGATCATTCCCTTGACCGTGAGCGATCGCGCCGCGCCGATGACGCCCCTCCTTCACTGGCGCAGGACCGGCGCTTGATGAATCGGCGATCGAGACGCCGCGGAATTGGGCGGTTCAATGGCGGGATGGTCGCGCTCGTGCTGATGATGGCAACCGCCGGGGTCGAGCGATCGGCATCGTCCGCTCAGCCCGTCACGCCGCGAGCGCCGCAGGCCGCACCGGCGAACAACGCCGTCGACACGAGCGATCGACCGACCTCCCGAGCCGACCTCGCCGCGGCGCTGATCCGCTTCGAGCAGGCGCTCGCCCTCGCCGCTGCACTCCTGCCACACGGCGGTGAAGCGCACGAGTCGCTCATGCGCGACATGAACGAGCGCTTCGACCGGCTTACGCTCGGCTTCTTCGCAGGCCGCATGGATCAGGCGCGATCGCAACTTGAAGACCTCACCAAGTCGCTCCTTGAGCGGTTGGGGATCGCGCCGGATACGGCCGCACTCATCGCGCGCGGAGACGGGACCTGTGCTCCCGGGCTGATCAATGCGCAGAAGGGAGCAACGGTGGAAGTCTCTCTCGGACGCCTCGCACCGGGCGCGTCCCTTGCCGAGAGCGCCCGCTCCGGAGTCCTTGCCGGATCCTGCGCCGTTGGCGTGGCCGTCGACTTCGGCGCGGATGGTCGTGCGACGGTGATGATCACGCCCCTCTCGTCACCCTGTCGCCTTGAAGTCCGGCTCACCGGTGTCCCGCTCGCGGTCGCTCACCTCGATGCGATCGACGGAGAGGCGGAGGCGTTGCTCGCTCGCCTCGATTCGAAACTTGCCGAGATTCGCGCTCGTGCGGAGGCATCCCGCGCAAGTGCCGACAACCCCCCGTTCGCCATCGACCCTCATTCGCTCATTGCCGTGGAGTCGCGCGTCGAGCTCCTTCGTGGCATGATCGACGCGCGAACGGCCGAAGCACCCGCGCGGCGCTCGCGCCTCGCGATGCAGGTCGTCGACATGGCAGCGCACGCCACCGCTGTCACGAGGGAACTTGAAGCGCTGCTTGAAGGCCGGGATCCCTATCGCACCGCGACCTTCGATGGTTGGCGCGAGTTCGACTCGAGCGGAGTGCGGATTCCGATGCGCGTCTTCGCGCCGTCGCCCGATGGGGCCGTCTGCGGCCAGGCCCGCCCTGAAGGCCCGATCGCACCTCGGCCGCTTGTCATCGCACTCCACGGCGCCGGTGGTGATGAGAACATGTTCATGGAGGCCTACGGCGCCGGCCTTCTCCGCAATCTCGCCGAGGAACATGGATTCGTGGCGGTGTCACCGCTGACAACGGTCTTCGCGACTTCTCCGCTTCATTTTGATGCACTGGTTCGTGAGATGGAGCGCTGCCACGGCATCGACCCCGCGCGAGTGATGATCCTCGGGCACTCGATGGGCGCGGGGGCGACCGCGTCGATTGTCAGCCAGCGAGCGGAGTCGATCGCGGCGGCGGCGATGATGGCCGGTGGTGCCTCGATCTCGGCGCGAGGCGGCGGTGTGCCGCCGATCCGCATTGACGCGGGGGCGCTCGATCCGCTCATTCCCGCGTCCCGTCTCGCCCGGGCGGCCGAGGAGATGCGGCGAGCCGGGCTCGATGTCGTCTTCACCGCCCACGAGGGGCGCGGCCACACGCTGATCGTCGGTGAGGTGCTGCCCGAGGTCGTCGCATGGCTCCTCAACGAGCGTGCGAGCGACCAGTCGCGATAG
- a CDS encoding SIS domain-containing protein translates to MSDPRPSIARRLVQARMGIEALEAAEEPLAEVINAIASSLAAGGTLFTCGNGGSAAQALHLAEELIGRFRHDRPPLRAICLNADPTALTCIANDFGYEQVFARQLKALGRAGDCLMVLSTSGRSPNILAALEVARELGVHGLGLLGGEGGPALPLCHRAVALHGCDSAAVQEAHLMAIHMICEVFEHSAALASAARIPG, encoded by the coding sequence ATGAGCGATCCCAGGCCCTCGATCGCTCGGCGGCTGGTGCAGGCCCGCATGGGCATCGAAGCGCTCGAAGCCGCCGAGGAACCACTCGCCGAGGTGATCAATGCCATCGCCTCGAGCCTCGCGGCAGGTGGCACGCTCTTCACTTGCGGCAATGGTGGCTCGGCGGCGCAGGCGCTGCATCTGGCCGAAGAGCTCATCGGACGCTTCCGTCACGACCGCCCTCCCCTCCGCGCGATCTGCCTGAATGCCGATCCCACGGCGCTCACCTGCATTGCCAATGACTTCGGCTATGAGCAGGTGTTTGCGCGGCAGCTCAAGGCGCTTGGTCGGGCGGGCGACTGCCTGATGGTGCTCTCGACCAGCGGGCGAAGTCCGAACATTCTCGCGGCACTCGAAGTCGCCCGTGAACTCGGCGTGCACGGCCTCGGGCTTCTCGGCGGCGAAGGCGGCCCCGCCCTTCCGCTGTGCCACCGCGCCGTCGCGTTGCATGGATGTGACTCCGCCGCCGTGCAGGAGGCCCATCTCATGGCTATTCATATGATCTGCGAGGTCTTCGAGCACTCCGCCGCTCTGGCGAGCGCCGCTCGAATTCCCGGCTGA
- a CDS encoding deoxyribodipyrimidine photo-lyase: MPSTIVWFRHDLRIDDHPALRSAAERGAVVALFILDDAAEGEWPAGGAARWWLHHSLVALRARLSALGAKLLVRRGAAAGILAEVASASGADRVVASARHEPAAISHERLVAAALARRGVECAFMPGALLHEPAEIRSGSGTPFKVFTPFWKACLARGFDTVPLRPPERLEDGSRGLKEGSIDELGLLPSIPWAAEFPKRWQPGEEGAKARWTRFAAAAITSYAGDRNLCGAEGTSGLSPHLHFGEISPRRLWHEVAKVEHRLRPGDSRGSAGDGVKAALESLRVFRAEMGWREFAHHVLIHQPKTPTQPLRPEFASFPWRRDAVLLRAWQKGLTGYPLVDAGMRQLWRTGWMHNRVRMVVASFLVKHLLQPWLDGARWFWDTLVDADLANNTLGWQWTAGCGADAAPYFRIFNPVSQGERFDADGAYVREFVPELARLPAEWIHQPWEAQPAVLRAAGVEIGRTYPAPIVEHASARAKALDALAAVSPLKEKSG; the protein is encoded by the coding sequence GTGCCTTCCACCATCGTCTGGTTCCGACATGATCTTCGCATCGACGATCACCCGGCGCTGCGAAGCGCGGCGGAGCGGGGCGCGGTCGTCGCGCTCTTCATCCTTGATGACGCCGCCGAGGGGGAGTGGCCCGCGGGTGGTGCCGCTCGATGGTGGCTGCATCACTCGCTCGTTGCACTTCGGGCGAGATTGTCGGCGCTGGGGGCGAAGCTTCTTGTGCGGCGCGGCGCGGCGGCAGGCATCCTCGCCGAGGTCGCATCCGCGAGTGGCGCCGATCGAGTCGTGGCGAGCGCTCGCCACGAGCCAGCGGCCATCAGTCACGAGCGGCTTGTGGCGGCGGCGCTCGCGCGGCGGGGAGTCGAGTGTGCATTCATGCCCGGCGCTCTCCTTCATGAGCCCGCGGAGATCCGCAGCGGCTCGGGAACGCCGTTCAAGGTCTTCACCCCGTTCTGGAAGGCGTGCCTTGCCCGCGGCTTCGACACGGTGCCACTTCGACCTCCGGAGCGACTCGAGGATGGCTCGCGTGGGCTGAAGGAGGGTTCGATCGACGAGCTCGGTCTTCTGCCGAGCATTCCGTGGGCCGCCGAGTTCCCGAAGCGCTGGCAGCCCGGGGAGGAGGGGGCGAAGGCGCGCTGGACGCGCTTCGCGGCCGCGGCGATCACCTCGTACGCCGGTGATCGAAACCTCTGCGGAGCTGAGGGAACGAGCGGACTTTCGCCGCATCTTCACTTCGGCGAGATCTCGCCTCGTCGCCTCTGGCACGAGGTCGCGAAGGTCGAACATCGGCTGCGGCCGGGCGACTCGCGCGGTTCCGCAGGCGATGGAGTGAAGGCGGCGCTCGAAAGCCTGCGCGTCTTCCGCGCGGAGATGGGCTGGCGCGAGTTCGCGCACCATGTGCTCATCCATCAGCCGAAGACACCGACTCAGCCATTGCGACCGGAGTTTGCAAGCTTTCCTTGGCGCCGCGATGCCGTGCTCCTTCGCGCCTGGCAGAAGGGGTTGACTGGCTATCCGCTCGTTGACGCGGGCATGCGGCAGCTTTGGCGCACGGGATGGATGCACAATCGGGTGCGCATGGTCGTCGCGAGCTTCCTCGTGAAGCACCTGCTGCAACCGTGGCTCGATGGTGCGAGATGGTTCTGGGATACGCTCGTCGACGCCGATCTCGCCAACAACACGCTCGGCTGGCAGTGGACCGCGGGATGTGGCGCCGATGCAGCGCCGTACTTCAGGATCTTCAACCCAGTGAGCCAGGGGGAACGCTTCGACGCGGACGGCGCCTATGTCCGCGAGTTCGTGCCTGAGCTTGCGAGACTTCCGGCGGAGTGGATCCACCAGCCTTGGGAAGCTCAGCCCGCCGTTCTTCGCGCGGCAGGTGTCGAGATCGGTCGAACCTATCCAGCACCGATCGTGGAGCACGCCTCGGCACGGGCCAAGGCGCTCGACGCGCTCGCGGCCGTCTCCCCCTTGAAGGAGAAGTCGGGATGA
- a CDS encoding TIGR01777 family oxidoreductase, which produces MPLFIHTSTMPVSAERLSAWHFAPGALERLLPPGVRATVESHAGIAEGSRATIVLRKGPFRSAWTAVHREVIPGERFTDEIEKGPFPRWKHVHRFLPEGPTASRLEDHLEYEPPGGRIGSALLGRWVRSQLRQTFDFRHRRTANDLRRHAECVTAEPLRVAVSGASGLVGSALVPFLTTGGHQVRKMVRTTAPHAESRFDIAWDPSAKKIDANALEGLDAVVHLAGAGIADRRWSAARKEEIRRSRVDGTRLLSETLASLSAPPRVLVAASAIGWYGDRGPRVVDERDERGSGFLSEVCAEWEQATRAAEDAGIRVVHLRIGIVLSTRGGALAKLAPIFKLGGGGPVGSGQQGMSWIALDDLLGAILFSIVTPSVHGAVNATAPEPMSNRDFGRTLARVLRRPFLLPAPSFGMRALFGEMGDQLLLRGAFVKPARLMDHRFRFDFPTLEPALRFEFMKFQD; this is translated from the coding sequence GTGCCGCTCTTCATTCACACCAGCACCATGCCTGTCTCCGCCGAGCGGCTCTCCGCGTGGCACTTCGCACCCGGCGCGCTTGAGCGCCTTCTCCCGCCGGGAGTTCGCGCGACCGTGGAGTCGCACGCGGGCATCGCCGAAGGCTCACGAGCAACCATCGTCCTCAGGAAGGGGCCCTTTCGAAGCGCTTGGACCGCTGTCCATCGAGAGGTGATTCCAGGCGAGCGCTTCACTGACGAGATCGAGAAGGGGCCCTTCCCGCGCTGGAAGCATGTGCACCGTTTTCTCCCCGAAGGCCCGACGGCGAGCCGGCTGGAGGATCATCTCGAGTATGAACCACCGGGGGGGCGAATCGGTTCGGCGCTCCTCGGGCGCTGGGTGCGCAGTCAGTTGCGACAGACTTTCGACTTCCGCCATCGACGGACGGCGAACGATCTTCGGCGCCACGCGGAATGCGTGACTGCGGAGCCGCTGCGCGTGGCCGTCAGTGGAGCAAGCGGACTGGTGGGTTCGGCGCTCGTGCCGTTCCTGACCACCGGCGGTCATCAGGTGCGCAAGATGGTGCGCACGACTGCGCCCCATGCGGAGAGCCGCTTCGATATCGCATGGGACCCTTCGGCGAAGAAGATCGACGCGAATGCACTTGAGGGACTCGACGCCGTCGTCCACCTTGCGGGAGCGGGCATTGCCGATCGCCGCTGGAGCGCCGCGAGGAAGGAGGAGATTCGGCGCAGTCGCGTGGATGGAACGCGCCTCCTCTCGGAGACGCTCGCCTCGCTCTCCGCACCGCCGCGGGTGCTCGTCGCGGCGAGCGCGATCGGCTGGTACGGCGATCGTGGTCCGCGCGTCGTCGATGAACGCGACGAGCGCGGCAGCGGCTTCCTCTCCGAGGTCTGCGCCGAGTGGGAACAGGCGACACGGGCCGCCGAGGATGCGGGCATTCGAGTGGTCCATCTCCGCATCGGGATCGTGCTCTCGACCCGGGGCGGAGCGCTCGCCAAGCTGGCGCCGATCTTCAAGCTCGGTGGCGGCGGTCCGGTGGGTTCTGGGCAGCAGGGGATGAGCTGGATTGCGCTCGATGATCTTCTCGGGGCGATTCTCTTCTCGATCGTCACCCCCAGCGTGCATGGCGCAGTGAACGCGACGGCGCCTGAACCCATGTCGAACCGCGACTTCGGGCGGACTCTGGCGCGGGTGCTCCGACGGCCCTTCCTCCTTCCCGCCCCGAGCTTCGGCATGCGCGCGCTCTTCGGGGAGATGGGCGATCAACTGCTCCTGCGCGGCGCGTTCGTCAAGCCCGCGCGGCTCATGGACCATCGCTTCCGCTTCGACTTCCCGACGCTGGAGCCGGCGCTGCGCTTTGAGTTCATGAAGTTCCAGGATTGA
- the ubiE gene encoding bifunctional demethylmenaquinone methyltransferase/2-methoxy-6-polyprenyl-1,4-benzoquinol methylase UbiE encodes MTPPGLRHAPAESDAAWTPDDLAADPHRDPEKAQRVQRMFAAIAARYDLNNRLHSFGMDQGWRRRAVRAAAPLEGARVLDVACGTGDLSLAMAAGGAAEVVGVDFTEPMLDIARQKSTARTSGTSPRFQWGDAMALDFPDASFNRVSIAFGLRNVSDPSRALREFQRVLKPGGRLIILEFDEPRVPIIRQLSRFYTRVIMPWTATLIARDRSGAYRYLPRSVETFLDRNALAELLRKLGFQAIRQQSLSMGIAVVTTAEVPAPRAPGP; translated from the coding sequence ATGACCCCTCCCGGCCTGCGTCATGCCCCGGCTGAATCGGATGCCGCGTGGACTCCGGACGACCTTGCTGCGGATCCCCATCGCGATCCGGAGAAGGCGCAGCGGGTCCAGCGGATGTTCGCGGCCATCGCGGCCCGCTATGACCTGAACAACCGACTTCACTCCTTCGGCATGGACCAGGGTTGGCGCCGCCGCGCCGTGCGAGCCGCGGCGCCGCTTGAGGGCGCCCGCGTGCTCGATGTCGCCTGCGGCACGGGCGATCTCTCCCTCGCGATGGCGGCGGGCGGAGCGGCCGAGGTCGTTGGCGTCGACTTCACGGAGCCGATGCTCGACATCGCTCGGCAGAAGTCGACGGCACGGACGAGTGGCACATCGCCTCGATTCCAGTGGGGCGATGCGATGGCGCTTGACTTTCCCGATGCCTCATTCAACCGCGTATCGATCGCGTTCGGACTGCGGAATGTCAGCGATCCGTCGCGGGCGCTTCGAGAGTTCCAGCGCGTGCTCAAGCCCGGTGGCCGACTCATCATTCTCGAGTTCGATGAGCCGCGCGTGCCCATCATCCGACAACTCTCCCGCTTCTATACGCGGGTCATCATGCCGTGGACAGCCACGCTGATTGCGCGCGATCGCTCGGGGGCCTATCGCTACCTGCCTCGAAGCGTGGAGACATTCCTGGATCGCAACGCGCTCGCGGAGCTGCTCCGCAAGCTGGGCTTCCAGGCGATCCGGCAACAATCGCTCTCGATGGGGATCGCGGTGGTGACCACGGCTGAAGTTCCCGCCCCGCGGGCCCCAGGCCCGTGA
- the tsf gene encoding translation elongation factor Ts: MTSMSTPEINPKDVMELRRRTGLGMMDCKKALAENGGDMKKAEAWLREKLKDKMDSRTDRAAGEGCVTIAIRGDRGAIIEVRSETDFTSRNAEFRAMADALADDALAQSGAVAMTPAMTARLDEVRIKTGENISFARGTALSGGSFAKYIHHDGKLGVLMQFEGPIKPEDAAGICLHIAGAVPTPISVDEQGLPKELVDAKRAEAVAEAQATGKPEQVAQKIAEGKLRKFFEENTLLGQPYLKDPEGKMVVRQLVPAGAKIVRFVRLRVGESA; this comes from the coding sequence GTGACCAGCATGAGCACCCCCGAGATCAACCCCAAGGATGTGATGGAGCTGCGCCGCCGAACCGGCCTCGGCATGATGGACTGCAAGAAGGCGCTCGCCGAGAACGGCGGCGACATGAAGAAGGCCGAGGCATGGCTGCGCGAGAAGCTCAAGGACAAGATGGATTCGCGCACCGACCGCGCTGCGGGCGAAGGGTGCGTCACCATCGCGATCCGAGGTGATCGCGGGGCGATCATCGAGGTCCGCAGCGAAACCGACTTCACCAGCCGCAACGCCGAGTTCCGTGCGATGGCTGATGCCCTGGCCGACGATGCGCTCGCGCAGAGCGGCGCCGTTGCGATGACGCCCGCGATGACGGCGCGTCTTGACGAGGTCCGCATCAAGACGGGCGAGAACATCAGCTTTGCGCGAGGCACGGCCCTCTCGGGCGGCTCATTCGCCAAGTACATCCATCACGACGGCAAGCTCGGCGTGCTCATGCAGTTCGAGGGCCCGATCAAGCCCGAGGATGCCGCCGGCATCTGTCTTCACATCGCCGGTGCAGTGCCGACGCCGATTTCGGTCGATGAGCAGGGCCTGCCGAAGGAACTCGTCGATGCCAAACGGGCCGAGGCCGTGGCCGAGGCGCAGGCGACGGGCAAGCCGGAGCAGGTCGCTCAGAAGATCGCCGAGGGCAAGCTTCGCAAGTTCTTCGAGGAGAACACGCTGCTGGGCCAGCCCTACCTGAAGGACCCCGAGGGCAAGATGGTCGTCCGCCAGCTCGTTCCCGCCGGTGCGAAGATCGTTCGCTTCGTGCGACTTCGGGTGGGCGAGAGCGCCTGA
- a CDS encoding MFS transporter gives MRHPSEQPPSDAFSRSDAAPTLRSKGEGAHAGHDQGEAQPPHRSDGHGNSPDQDGDDVNPDAAVVAGAPAAPSNAKPASLPIVALITFLNSLGSGLLWSGVFFVTEQSFQWGEVRNFQLALGSTVVYAVAAFMSGSLVARMGRRISVRQIVAVLMVLQLLGGAAALFGPPGVITCALVASGASAMLWPIMESYLSAGRHGHALRRAIGIFNLTWMSAVGFALLLMAPAMAAGQATLGLLFFIPISGISLLLLPWLPKAPPPHGAPDAPAHLDPTGPAEPGGVAALAAQRMPEHRHRPEAERALRDATRVLLPVGYILIGALGPAMPFLLGGLEVEPGWRTPVTATWMAARLVMVALLLRFSFWHGRPSALVVGFLCAAGGFGMIALAGSLSTMLIGLTLFGAGQAIIYYAALYYAMAVGGAEVHAGSVFEALIGLGYGVGPIVGLIVGGAERSYVLGVLGISVILTALAFDKVLAARAARRSRAP, from the coding sequence ATGCGCCACCCCTCCGAGCAGCCTCCGAGCGACGCGTTCTCGCGAAGCGACGCGGCGCCGACCCTTCGATCGAAGGGCGAAGGCGCCCATGCGGGCCACGATCAGGGCGAGGCGCAGCCACCGCACCGCAGCGATGGCCACGGCAACTCGCCCGACCAAGATGGTGACGATGTCAATCCTGACGCGGCCGTCGTTGCCGGAGCACCTGCAGCACCGAGCAACGCGAAGCCCGCATCTCTGCCGATCGTCGCGCTGATCACCTTTCTCAATTCGCTCGGCTCCGGGCTGCTCTGGTCCGGCGTCTTCTTCGTCACGGAGCAGTCCTTCCAGTGGGGCGAGGTGCGCAACTTCCAGCTTGCGCTTGGTTCGACCGTCGTCTACGCCGTCGCTGCCTTCATGAGTGGCAGCCTCGTGGCTCGAATGGGTCGTCGCATCAGCGTGCGTCAGATCGTCGCGGTTCTGATGGTGCTGCAATTGCTCGGTGGCGCCGCCGCGCTCTTCGGACCTCCCGGCGTCATCACTTGCGCGCTGGTCGCCTCGGGTGCGAGTGCCATGCTCTGGCCGATCATGGAGTCCTACCTGAGCGCGGGCCGCCATGGTCACGCGCTCAGGCGCGCCATCGGGATCTTCAATCTCACATGGATGAGCGCGGTCGGCTTCGCGCTCCTGCTCATGGCGCCCGCGATGGCGGCGGGACAGGCCACACTCGGACTGCTCTTCTTCATTCCGATCAGCGGCATCTCGCTGTTGCTCCTGCCGTGGCTGCCGAAGGCTCCACCACCGCATGGAGCGCCCGACGCACCTGCACACCTCGACCCCACCGGCCCCGCAGAGCCGGGTGGTGTTGCCGCTCTCGCTGCCCAGCGGATGCCGGAACATCGACATCGACCTGAAGCGGAGAGGGCGCTGCGCGACGCAACGCGAGTGCTGCTTCCGGTCGGGTACATCCTGATCGGTGCGCTCGGACCGGCGATGCCCTTTCTCCTTGGCGGACTCGAAGTCGAGCCGGGCTGGCGAACTCCGGTGACGGCAACATGGATGGCGGCGCGCCTCGTCATGGTGGCGCTCCTCCTTCGCTTCAGTTTCTGGCATGGGCGGCCCTCGGCGCTGGTCGTCGGGTTCCTCTGTGCGGCCGGTGGCTTCGGCATGATCGCGCTCGCCGGCTCGCTCTCCACCATGCTGATCGGCCTCACACTCTTCGGCGCGGGACAGGCGATCATCTACTACGCCGCGCTCTACTACGCGATGGCCGTCGGCGGCGCTGAGGTGCATGCGGGAAGCGTCTTCGAGGCGCTCATCGGTCTCGGCTATGGCGTGGGCCCGATCGTCGGGCTCATCGTCGGCGGAGCCGAGCGCAGCTATGTGCTCGGAGTCCTCGGGATCAGTGTCATCCTGACCGCGCTCGCCTTCGACAAGGTGCTCGCGGCGCGAGCGGCCCGGCGCTCCCGGGCTCCATGA
- the tilS gene encoding tRNA lysidine(34) synthetase TilS, whose product MSRSRTLDLPARAARSALTATIESALRAAGVHEHGTMLVAISGGVDSSALLALAAGVAQRNAWRIEAATVDHHLRSESGGDAAHAMALAERLGVPAVTLDAHPGGGPGAPARARAERYRLLAEHARARTLRAVITAHHAEDQCETMLLALLRGAGPKAAGGMPLRRRLGQGVDLIRPLLSVSRGDLERLCRRLDIEWREDPSNRDPRAPRARLRGAVLPEFERVRLGAVKRMAAAGDLLRAAGALFERRAARALKRALLSDASARVSKPPGPPGDVSRRAIKASGRAGDVSSRSDDGPGRPCDAPAPTVSYDRGALACHPAPLRLTMLRQMIAASGDRAARRLLEAIDAALIDGREHGRRWRSRGGVEIRLSARVIRITAPAGSAPARDARRK is encoded by the coding sequence GTGAGTCGCTCGCGAACGCTTGACCTTCCCGCCCGTGCGGCGCGATCGGCGCTGACGGCCACGATTGAATCAGCGCTGCGTGCGGCGGGTGTGCACGAGCACGGAACGATGCTGGTGGCGATCAGCGGAGGCGTGGATTCAAGCGCGCTGCTGGCGCTGGCCGCAGGGGTGGCGCAACGCAACGCCTGGCGCATCGAGGCGGCCACCGTCGATCATCACCTGCGAAGCGAGTCGGGCGGGGATGCGGCCCATGCCATGGCGCTCGCGGAACGGCTCGGGGTGCCTGCTGTCACGCTCGATGCGCATCCGGGCGGCGGCCCCGGGGCACCCGCGCGGGCGCGAGCGGAGCGCTATCGCCTGCTGGCCGAGCACGCGCGGGCGAGGACACTGAGGGCCGTCATCACGGCGCACCACGCTGAGGATCAGTGCGAGACGATGTTGCTTGCGCTCCTGCGCGGCGCGGGACCGAAGGCGGCGGGAGGCATGCCGCTCAGGCGCAGGCTCGGCCAGGGCGTCGACCTCATCAGGCCGCTCCTCTCGGTCTCGCGAGGCGACCTCGAGCGCCTCTGCCGCAGGCTCGACATCGAGTGGCGCGAGGACCCTTCGAATCGCGATCCGCGCGCCCCACGAGCGCGCCTTCGCGGGGCGGTGTTGCCGGAGTTCGAGCGGGTGCGGCTCGGTGCGGTGAAGCGCATGGCTGCGGCTGGAGACCTCCTTCGCGCAGCGGGGGCGCTCTTCGAGCGGCGAGCGGCTCGCGCGCTGAAGCGTGCGCTACTGAGCGACGCGTCGGCACGAGTGAGCAAACCACCGGGGCCGCCTGGCGATGTGTCGAGACGAGCGATCAAAGCGTCGGGGCGGGCCGGTGATGTCTCGTCGCGAAGTGATGACGGGCCTGGGCGACCTTGCGACGCGCCCGCGCCGACAGTTTCATATGACCGCGGCGCCCTTGCCTGTCACCCCGCGCCGCTTCGACTCACGATGCTGCGACAGATGATCGCCGCGTCGGGTGACCGCGCCGCTCGGCGACTTCTTGAAGCGATCGATGCGGCGCTGATCGACGGCCGCGAACATGGCCGCCGATGGCGCAGTCGCGGTGGCGTCGAGATTCGTCTCTCCGCCAGGGTGATTCGGATCACGGCCCCAGCAGGCAGCGCTCCGGCTCGAGATGCTCGACGCAAGTGA
- a CDS encoding RNA polymerase sigma factor, translated as MDDKVEELKLVRRARRGDPAAIEALIRAHQEQLYGFMLRLSGRPEVAQDMVQEAFVRVIRSIDRFDDRFRFSTWLFTIARRLFVNYMQKMRPASDSEAIGRWQSDSETPGSITANEETRKHLRDLLDRAIETLGPLQREIVLLFHQQQWSIGEIAGTLGIPEGTVKSHLFRARRRMQAFIESDARDARIAREALA; from the coding sequence ATGGATGACAAGGTCGAGGAACTGAAGCTCGTTCGGCGTGCCCGCCGGGGCGATCCGGCCGCCATCGAAGCGCTGATTCGGGCTCACCAGGAGCAGTTGTACGGCTTCATGCTTCGCTTGTCCGGGCGCCCGGAGGTCGCCCAGGACATGGTGCAAGAGGCCTTCGTCCGGGTCATTCGCTCGATCGATCGCTTCGACGATCGCTTCCGCTTCAGCACATGGCTCTTCACGATCGCGCGGCGGCTCTTCGTCAACTACATGCAGAAGATGCGGCCGGCGAGCGACTCCGAGGCGATCGGCCGCTGGCAATCTGACAGCGAGACGCCCGGCTCGATCACGGCCAACGAGGAGACCCGCAAGCATCTGCGTGATCTGCTTGATCGCGCGATCGAGACACTGGGTCCGCTTCAGCGCGAGATCGTGCTGCTCTTCCATCAGCAGCAGTGGTCGATCGGTGAGATCGCCGGAACGCTCGGCATCCCCGAGGGAACGGTCAAGAGTCACCTCTTCCGGGCGAGGCGCCGTATGCAGGCGTTCATTGAATCCGACGCGCGCGATGCGCGAATCGCGCGGGAGGCGCTCGCGTGA